In Oncorhynchus kisutch isolate 150728-3 linkage group LG7, Okis_V2, whole genome shotgun sequence, one DNA window encodes the following:
- the LOC116374614 gene encoding myoneurin-like has product MANCMVFHTQIASIMEVLANAAVAEICKLVDDDYSVFRLEMSQSQKENRVLRRKLQLFELKVARERAERVLASRPSSVKILDRYKGIARGEGHLTGGHRSFVKPAGHNTWRDDQPITIDEGSGTSTQRVIVIESAEAAGPGGLSLVKQERTEEEDPRHSRSTPTGVTSGVASPVATEDLSTAAATQPRTRCSITEVSGTLNAVLKSDTDTSTVTQRLLQDGSSDHRSDAEGLGPGRLGCTAATGSEYLLYGNRSPRMVHSYRDSGDALETGNDPSCSYTTEMDPGNMPLGLEAQTTLSRGDWNRYSSSVYSEGCLDKKGEVKVVDDGTVKVEADAPPTWNADSHLGDRQSQGRDFLDYSENLETNPNVTTNSPLHTLRDRDPASMSLGPSDSHGHVFFDQVLNSNDRARGQVQEGGATSGSSKEKRFFCMFCNKGFSCPQKVEIHQRVHTGVKPFSCTQCHMRFAQAGDLKRHHRVHTGVKPFSCTQCHMRFAQAGDLKRHQRVHTGEKPFGCHLCRASFSHSSSLKRHQRVHTGEKHTAAPRSRRGSPTSTS; this is encoded by the exons atggctaactgtatggtttttcacactcaaatagcctccatcatggaggtactagcgaatgcagccgtggcagagatatgtaaactcgtagacgacgactattcagtgtttcgtttggaaatgtctcaaagccagaaagaaaacagggtATTGCGGAGGAAGCTACAGCTATTCGAACTGAAGGTGGCACGGGAGCGCGCAGAGCGCGTCCTTGCCAgtcgtcccagtagtgtcaagatcctcgaccgaTACAAAGGAATCGCAAGAG gtgaaggacatctcactggaggccacaggagcTTCGTGAAACCAGCGGgacacaatacatggagagatgaccaaccaatAACTATTGATGAGGGaagtggaacctcaacccagcGAGTTATCGTGATAGAG TCTGCAGAAGCTGCAGGTCCAGGAGGATTGTCTCTGGTGAAACAAGAGAGGACTGAAGAAGAGGACCCACGACACAGCAGAAGCACCCCTACTGGTGTAACATCTGGAGTGGCGTCCCCTGTAGCCACGGAAGACCTATCCACCGCTGCTGCGACCCAGCCCAGGACACGATGCAGcatcacggaggtcagtggaacgcTGAACGCCGTACTCAAGTCAGACACAGATACTTCAACTGTAACACAAAGGCTTTTACAAGACGGATCATCTGACCACAGGTCAGACGCAGAGGGACTGGGGCCGGGGAGACTGGGCTGTACTGCTGCTACCGGCTCAGAGTATTTACTTTACGGTAATCGAAGCCCAAGGATGGTTCATTCCTATCGGGACTCCGGTGACGCGTTAGAGACTGGCAATGATCCATCTTGTTCTTATACTACAGAGATGGACCCTGGCAACATGCCCTTGGGTTTAGAGGCACAGACTACTCTGTCTAGAGGGGACTGGAAccggtacagtagtagtgtatactctgaagggtgcctagataagaaaggggaggtTAAAGTGGTAGATGATGGGACTGTGAAAGTGGAGGCCGACGCTCCTCCCACATGGAATGCAGATAGTCACCTAGGAGACAGACAATCACAGGGCAGAGATTTTTTAGATTACAGTGAAAACTTAGAGACAAATCCAAATGTCACAACCAACTCCCCTTTACACACGCTCAGAGATCGCGACCCAGCGTCCATGTCATTGGGGCCTTCTGATTCACATGGCCATGTCTTTTTcgatcaggtattgaactcaaacGACAGGGCTAGAGGCCAGGTTCAGGAAGGGGGAGCCACATCTGGCAGTAGTAAAGAGAAACGATTCttctgcatgttctgtaacaaaggcttcagctgcccccagaaggtggagatccaccagagggtccacacaggggtgaaacccttcagctgtacccagtgtcacatgcgcttcgcccaggctggtgacctgaagaggcaccatagggtccacacaggggtaaAACctttcagctgtacccagtgtcacatgcgtTTTGCCCAGGCTGgtgacctgaagaggcaccagagggtccacacaggggagaaaccgttCGGCTGTCACCTGTGCCGTGCTAGTTTCTCCCACTCATCcagcctgaagaggcaccagagggtccacacaggggagaagcatACAGCTGCCCCCAGGTCgagaagaggttctcccaccagcaccagctga